A portion of the Adhaeribacter radiodurans genome contains these proteins:
- a CDS encoding DUF1572 domain-containing protein, giving the protein MLAQQIAKHLRDVYFGGNWTSVNLKDTLADISWQQSITKVYNLNTIAALVFHINYYVSVVLKVLQGEPLNASDKFSFDLSPITSKEDWQNLTNKTLAEAELLAAEIEKLEEVQLFEVFTESKYGNYYRNLHGITEHTHYHLGQIFLIKKILTEMEATN; this is encoded by the coding sequence ATGCTAGCTCAACAAATAGCCAAACATCTCCGGGATGTTTATTTTGGAGGAAACTGGACTTCGGTTAATCTTAAAGACACCTTAGCAGATATTAGCTGGCAACAATCGATAACAAAAGTTTATAACTTAAATACCATTGCCGCTTTAGTCTTTCACATCAACTATTATGTGAGCGTTGTTTTAAAAGTATTACAAGGAGAACCGTTAAATGCCAGCGATAAATTTAGCTTTGATCTTTCACCTATAACTTCGAAAGAAGACTGGCAAAATCTTACAAATAAAACCTTGGCTGAAGCTGAATTATTGGCTGCGGAAATCGAGAAATTAGAGGAAGTACAACTATTTGAAGTTTTTACCGAGTCTAAATACGGCAACTATTACCGGAACTTACACGGAATTACAGAGCACACCCATTATCATTTGGGGCAAATTTTTTTAATAAAGAAGATTCTAACCGAAATGGAAGCTACCAACTAA
- a CDS encoding O-antigen ligase family protein — protein sequence MIFSWPVTVNQQLKIYLAFSAVLLATLSLSIYKQNILFLVPVLGLVVLGIVLTNYAVLYYVLLLAIPFSMEVDLPGGFGTDLFSEPLIILLAACYLGSWLLGKSPDRRLIQHPLIKILLLFFAWSIVTTLLSADYLRSGKYLVAKTWYLLVFVFLAGDLIQNPTIWRRFLYFFISALGIVVTVTLIRHAAVGFTFAAANKIVAPFLRNHVMYGVLSAAALPYAVYLTLHQKTSRGRILLGLISFLLLAGVLASYTRASWLSLPLTVLYGFVIRFRLTRYLLAFILLTSVAAVIYLSSNYRYMQYAPDYEKTIFNKDDIRKHLQATYTLRDVSGMERVYRWIAATRMIADRPFTGSGPNTFYPEYLKYTVSRFTTYVSDNLEQSTVHNYFLLQFAEQGYLGGILFLIFMGYALLLPEKIYHRTTQPEHRKTVLAIGLCLFIIAVHLFLNELLETDKIGSLFYLSLVALIRLDYWTKESIQVE from the coding sequence ATGATTTTCTCCTGGCCAGTTACCGTTAATCAGCAGCTAAAAATTTATCTGGCTTTTAGTGCCGTTTTATTGGCAACGCTTTCCTTATCTATTTACAAGCAAAATATTCTATTTCTGGTTCCAGTACTAGGGCTGGTAGTTTTGGGCATTGTACTTACTAATTATGCGGTGCTTTATTATGTGTTACTGTTGGCTATTCCTTTTTCTATGGAAGTGGATTTGCCTGGCGGCTTTGGAACAGATTTATTTTCGGAACCGCTCATTATTTTGCTGGCCGCTTGTTACCTGGGTTCGTGGCTACTCGGCAAAAGTCCGGATAGGCGTTTAATCCAGCATCCTTTAATAAAGATATTACTCTTATTTTTTGCCTGGTCAATAGTTACCACTTTGCTTTCAGCCGATTATTTACGCTCGGGGAAGTACCTGGTCGCCAAAACCTGGTATTTACTGGTTTTTGTTTTTCTGGCCGGCGATCTTATCCAGAACCCGACAATCTGGCGGCGGTTTCTTTACTTTTTTATCAGCGCTCTGGGTATTGTAGTTACTGTTACTTTAATCCGGCACGCGGCTGTTGGTTTTACGTTTGCTGCTGCCAATAAAATAGTAGCTCCTTTTCTCCGGAACCACGTCATGTACGGGGTATTATCGGCCGCAGCCCTACCCTATGCGGTGTACCTGACGCTGCATCAAAAAACAAGTCGTGGGAGAATTTTATTAGGCCTGATTAGTTTTTTATTATTGGCTGGAGTACTGGCTTCGTATACCCGGGCTTCCTGGTTAAGTTTACCTTTGACGGTATTGTATGGTTTTGTAATTCGGTTTCGGCTTACGCGTTATTTGCTGGCTTTTATTTTACTTACCAGTGTAGCGGCGGTTATTTACCTGAGCTCGAATTACCGGTACATGCAATATGCCCCGGATTACGAGAAAACTATTTTCAACAAAGACGATATCCGGAAACACTTACAGGCTACGTATACTTTGCGCGATGTATCAGGAATGGAGCGCGTTTACCGTTGGATTGCCGCCACCCGCATGATTGCCGACCGGCCGTTTACCGGTAGCGGACCCAATACTTTTTACCCGGAATATTTAAAATATACTGTCAGCCGGTTTACTACCTACGTAAGCGATAATCTGGAGCAATCTACGGTTCATAATTATTTTTTGCTGCAATTTGCTGAACAAGGTTATTTAGGCGGAATTTTATTTTTAATTTTTATGGGTTATGCTTTACTGCTACCCGAAAAAATTTATCATCGAACTACTCAACCGGAACACAGAAAAACGGTTCTGGCTATTGGCTTGTGCCTGTTTATTATTGCCGTTCATCTTTTCTTAAACGAACTGCTTGAAACCGATAAAATCGGCTCATTATTCTACCTATCCCTGGTAGCACTCATTCGCCTGGATTATTGGACGAAGGAGAGTATTCAGGTTGAGTAA
- a CDS encoding GumC domain-containing protein produces the protein MAATEHNLAGYLPLMQKWRWPILGVTLAACIISAITALLLPNIYRSTAIFYPTNLPDLETTLNPEFILNGEKLTLSMSSDDADRLISIGQSEPLLRHIIQKFNFAQHYRYPANDTSDKVRQKVLEEFLYNYSIAQNNRSAVEVSFDDADKYFAAQVANTITQQIDVINQQLTLTNQQKMVNSYAQRQQFLQKELLKTQDSLVAARRQYGIFGTTTAEHESRPESRYLAERLVQTETDLQQARATLKSYQAQLSGSHDKIITLKADIKGLEAALNALKSATSGNSINLESYVAGTDEVTRLEAIFDSRREEYVKARQIYEDAKLALQNQTSSLYVVQPATPAIKKVKPIRWLIVMGATFLTFLLSVVVVSILERRRSVRHARFYA, from the coding sequence ATGGCCGCCACCGAACATAATTTAGCAGGTTATTTGCCACTGATGCAAAAATGGCGCTGGCCAATTTTGGGAGTAACCTTAGCCGCCTGTATTATAAGCGCCATTACCGCTTTGTTGCTCCCCAATATTTACCGGTCAACGGCTATTTTTTATCCTACCAACTTACCCGACCTGGAAACAACCTTAAATCCGGAGTTTATTTTAAATGGCGAGAAATTAACGCTAAGCATGAGTTCCGACGATGCGGACCGGCTCATTAGCATTGGTCAATCCGAACCTTTGCTGCGGCATATCATTCAAAAATTTAACTTTGCGCAGCACTACCGTTATCCCGCTAACGATACCTCTGATAAAGTCCGGCAAAAAGTACTGGAAGAATTTTTGTACAACTACTCTATTGCCCAGAATAACCGCTCGGCAGTAGAAGTATCTTTCGACGATGCAGATAAGTATTTTGCGGCCCAGGTAGCTAACACCATTACGCAGCAGATTGATGTGATTAACCAACAGTTAACGCTCACCAATCAGCAAAAAATGGTAAATTCTTACGCCCAGCGGCAGCAATTTTTACAAAAAGAATTACTTAAAACGCAGGATTCATTAGTAGCTGCCCGGCGACAATACGGTATTTTCGGCACCACAACTGCCGAGCACGAAAGTCGCCCCGAAAGCCGCTATTTGGCCGAACGTTTGGTACAAACCGAAACCGATTTGCAGCAAGCCCGTGCTACCTTAAAAAGTTATCAGGCGCAGCTTTCCGGTTCTCATGATAAAATCATTACTTTAAAGGCGGATATAAAAGGTTTAGAGGCCGCTCTAAATGCCTTAAAAAGTGCGACATCGGGTAATAGCATTAACCTGGAATCGTATGTAGCCGGTACCGACGAAGTTACCCGCCTCGAAGCCATTTTTGACAGCCGCCGCGAAGAATACGTAAAAGCCCGGCAAATTTACGAAGACGCCAAGCTGGCTTTACAAAACCAGACCAGTTCTTTGTACGTGGTACAGCCCGCTACTCCGGCTATTAAAAAAGTAAAACCTATCCGTTGGTTAATTGTGATGGGAGCTACGTTTTTAACTTTTTTACTGTCGGTGGTAGTAGTTAGTATTTTAGAGCGTCGGCGTTCAGTTCGCCACGCCCGTTTCTACGCATGA
- a CDS encoding class I SAM-dependent methyltransferase yields MNYQPEKYWSKVAQEITKRNKGNVIAGDDEPYYVYKRQQFLKIFDKIDFKGKSVLELGSGPGGNLKIVAQHQPARLVGIDISENMLQLAAENLKNYPVELIKTDGTGIPLPDNSIDIVYSVTVLQHNTNYEMFKLYLEEMGRVSRDKVILFERTESIEKGDELNMGRPVSTYANILQNKGFKLIATQYLPIHASYYVCGAIRKVFNPKNRIEGEPLTKLSLFLENITLPITQIIDKFWIQQREVTKMEFQKIK; encoded by the coding sequence ATGAACTATCAACCCGAAAAGTATTGGTCGAAAGTAGCCCAGGAAATTACCAAACGAAATAAGGGAAATGTAATTGCCGGCGATGACGAGCCTTACTACGTCTACAAACGCCAGCAATTTCTAAAGATTTTTGATAAAATAGATTTTAAAGGAAAGTCGGTGTTGGAGTTGGGCAGTGGTCCCGGTGGTAATTTAAAAATAGTGGCCCAGCACCAACCTGCCCGCTTAGTAGGGATAGATATTTCTGAGAACATGCTGCAATTAGCCGCCGAAAATTTAAAAAATTATCCGGTAGAGTTAATTAAAACCGATGGTACCGGCATTCCACTCCCCGACAACTCTATTGATATCGTTTATTCGGTTACAGTTTTGCAGCACAACACCAACTACGAAATGTTTAAACTTTACCTGGAAGAAATGGGTAGAGTATCGCGCGATAAAGTTATATTGTTTGAAAGGACCGAATCTATCGAAAAAGGCGATGAGTTAAACATGGGTCGACCGGTGAGCACTTACGCCAATATTCTTCAAAATAAAGGTTTTAAATTAATAGCTACGCAATACTTGCCTATTCACGCTAGTTATTACGTTTGTGGTGCTATTCGCAAAGTATTTAATCCCAAAAACCGGATCGAAGGCGAACCCTTAACTAAGCTCTCGCTATTTTTAGAAAATATAACTTTACCCATCACTCAGATTATTGATAAATTCTGGATTCAGCAAAGAGAAGTTACTAAAATGGAGTTTCAGAAAATTAAGTAA
- a CDS encoding oligosaccharide flippase family protein, protein MSFVVLLNLLVKPIWLVLENNVQNQMGHAAFGTFAALFSFTFIFTSFTDLGIYHYFTKQMAAVPTFMATHLPVVLPFKTLISLIFPFIMLLAGWAIGYQKEELYYLTLVGFIFTFTQFTQFLRGALQAYQFFNLDSVMSVLERFFLIFIIVVLLYLGITLESYVYARLASVLLAFGILCLLFRKKFGSFPAKWSWQQLIFLLKASFPFAIINLVNGINEKIDMVMLERLASSREAGIYAGAYRWVDAVMMYLWTVLPIFFAKFAAHQHQPLEQQKLLRFGQMVVSIPIIFVCVFVFFYGEKLFWQFSNSSATELSLMHLNLQILFANVCVHGFFAIYANILTASNWELAVSKLVALSIVVNVTLNFIFIPVYGSLAAAVDTLISAVLVSGGYLLYLRPKLNIPVPGDLIFKLLVSGLALGGIFYGLSFIFTIWWVNTILAGIAFLGVLFLTRVIRIVDLKANLFPKK, encoded by the coding sequence ATCAGTTTTGTGGTACTGCTAAATTTGCTTGTAAAGCCTATTTGGTTGGTTTTAGAAAACAACGTGCAAAACCAAATGGGCCACGCGGCCTTTGGTACGTTTGCGGCGCTTTTTTCTTTTACTTTTATTTTTACCTCATTCACCGATCTGGGTATTTACCATTATTTTACGAAGCAAATGGCAGCAGTACCTACTTTTATGGCGACACACTTGCCGGTAGTTTTGCCATTTAAAACGCTCATTTCCTTAATATTTCCTTTTATAATGCTGCTGGCCGGCTGGGCCATTGGGTACCAAAAAGAGGAGTTATATTATCTTACTTTAGTCGGTTTTATTTTTACGTTTACCCAGTTTACCCAATTTTTACGCGGAGCCCTACAAGCCTACCAGTTCTTTAACCTCGATTCAGTAATGTCGGTGCTGGAACGGTTTTTCCTGATTTTTATAATTGTGGTGCTGCTTTACCTGGGAATTACGCTGGAAAGTTACGTGTATGCCCGGTTGGCTTCGGTACTATTGGCTTTCGGAATTCTTTGTCTGTTGTTCCGTAAAAAATTCGGCTCTTTTCCGGCTAAGTGGAGCTGGCAGCAATTAATTTTCCTGTTAAAAGCCAGTTTTCCGTTTGCCATTATTAACCTGGTAAACGGCATTAACGAAAAAATTGACATGGTGATGCTGGAGCGGTTAGCTTCGAGTCGGGAAGCAGGCATTTACGCGGGCGCTTACCGTTGGGTAGATGCCGTTATGATGTATTTATGGACGGTACTGCCTATTTTCTTCGCTAAATTTGCGGCTCACCAGCACCAACCTCTCGAACAACAAAAGCTGCTGCGTTTCGGGCAAATGGTGGTAAGCATACCCATTATTTTCGTGTGCGTTTTCGTTTTTTTTTACGGCGAAAAACTGTTCTGGCAATTTAGTAATTCTTCGGCTACCGAGTTAAGCTTAATGCACCTGAATTTACAGATTTTATTTGCCAACGTGTGCGTACACGGCTTCTTTGCCATTTATGCCAACATACTCACTGCCAGTAACTGGGAGTTAGCAGTAAGCAAACTGGTAGCCCTTAGTATTGTGGTAAATGTTACCCTTAATTTTATTTTTATTCCGGTTTATGGTTCTTTGGCAGCGGCCGTAGATACCCTTATAAGTGCGGTGCTGGTTTCCGGTGGTTATTTGCTTTACCTACGGCCAAAATTAAACATTCCGGTTCCCGGAGATCTTATTTTTAAATTATTAGTAAGTGGCTTGGCGTTAGGTGGTATATTTTACGGATTATCGTTTATTTTTACCATCTGGTGGGTAAATACTATTCTGGCAGGCATTGCGTTTTTAGGCGTATTGTTTTTAACCCGGGTTATTCGTATCGTTGATCTAAAGGCCAATCTGTTTCCAAAAAAATAA
- a CDS encoding glycosyltransferase family 4 protein — protein MRIAVNTRILLAGKLEGVGKFTHEVLQRLVVQHPEHEFYFFFDRPYDKQFIYAPNVKPVVIYPPARHPFLFYLWFEIMLPRILRQLKPDVFFSPDNFTTLRTTVPRVTVIHDLAYQHFPEEKRYFDRRYYQKFIPRFAAASRLILTVSEFSRKDILKSFNLPPDKVKVAPCGVSDFFKPTPFAQQIDIRQKYCAGEMYFVFVGALQPRKNLVNLFKAFDAFKNLTRSEVNLVIVGRKAWKAGSIVKAYQAMTHKTEVVFTGRVSDAEVRQLYGGALALVFASVFEGFGLPIIEAQKCDCPVITSNTSSMPEVAADSALLVDPHSPDAICQALVQLYHYPERRDYYIRRGRENCRRYTWQQTTNLVYQGLQEAGVKSKKSFD, from the coding sequence ATGAGAATAGCCGTAAATACCCGTATTTTGTTAGCTGGTAAATTGGAGGGAGTGGGTAAGTTTACGCACGAGGTGTTACAACGTCTGGTAGTACAGCATCCCGAACACGAATTTTACTTTTTTTTCGACCGACCTTACGATAAGCAGTTTATTTACGCTCCTAACGTAAAGCCTGTCGTGATTTACCCTCCAGCGCGGCATCCGTTTCTGTTTTACCTTTGGTTCGAGATAATGCTGCCACGGATATTGCGCCAATTAAAACCCGATGTATTTTTTTCGCCGGATAACTTTACCACGTTGCGCACTACTGTGCCGCGGGTAACGGTCATTCATGATCTGGCATACCAACATTTTCCGGAAGAAAAAAGATACTTCGACCGGCGATACTACCAAAAATTTATTCCGCGTTTTGCAGCAGCTTCCCGGCTTATTTTAACGGTTTCGGAGTTCTCCAGAAAAGACATACTTAAAAGTTTTAATCTGCCCCCAGATAAGGTAAAGGTAGCACCCTGTGGCGTATCTGATTTTTTTAAACCTACGCCTTTTGCGCAGCAAATAGATATCCGGCAAAAGTACTGCGCCGGCGAAATGTATTTTGTGTTTGTAGGAGCCTTGCAGCCCCGTAAAAACCTGGTTAATCTTTTTAAGGCTTTCGATGCTTTTAAAAACTTAACGCGCAGCGAGGTGAACTTAGTAATTGTAGGTCGCAAAGCCTGGAAAGCCGGTTCTATTGTAAAAGCTTACCAGGCCATGACGCATAAGACCGAAGTAGTGTTTACCGGTAGGGTTTCGGATGCCGAAGTGCGGCAATTATACGGCGGAGCCTTGGCACTGGTGTTTGCTTCTGTGTTCGAAGGTTTTGGCTTACCCATTATTGAAGCTCAGAAATGTGATTGCCCGGTTATTACAAGTAATACCAGTTCTATGCCCGAAGTAGCCGCCGACAGTGCGTTGCTGGTAGACCCTCACTCGCCGGATGCTATTTGCCAGGCGTTGGTGCAATTATACCATTATCCGGAGCGCCGCGACTACTACATTCGCCGGGGGCGCGAAAACTGCCGCCGTTATACCTGGCAGCAAACCACCAATCTCGTTTATCAGGGGCTACAAGAAGCCGGAGTAAAATCAAAAAAATCTTTTGATTAG
- a CDS encoding polysaccharide deacetylase family protein, whose product MRIFKTPALLRYLFPEYVWRKTSKEKCIYLTFDDGPVPEVTEFVLQQLAIYQAKATFFCVGENISRYPDITRSIVEQGHFLGNHTYNHLRGWATETDTYVQNIALCQQQIEKYQPKQATNLFRPPYGRIGRKQFREIKSAYRVIMWEILTYDFDNTLPAEVGLQRILKQTTAGSVVVFHDSVKAFPNLQYLLPRFLRYFAGIGYSFNTL is encoded by the coding sequence ATGCGAATTTTTAAAACCCCGGCTTTGTTGCGGTATTTATTTCCGGAGTATGTCTGGCGAAAAACAAGTAAAGAGAAGTGCATTTATCTAACCTTCGATGATGGGCCAGTGCCGGAAGTAACAGAATTTGTCTTACAACAATTGGCAATTTACCAGGCAAAAGCTACTTTTTTCTGCGTCGGCGAAAACATCAGCCGGTATCCGGATATTACCCGGAGCATAGTAGAACAAGGGCATTTTTTAGGAAATCATACTTATAATCACCTGCGGGGCTGGGCCACCGAAACCGATACCTACGTGCAAAACATTGCTTTATGTCAGCAGCAAATTGAAAAATATCAGCCTAAACAAGCAACAAACTTGTTCCGGCCGCCTTATGGTCGCATCGGGCGCAAACAATTTAGAGAAATTAAATCGGCTTACCGCGTTATCATGTGGGAAATACTTACGTATGATTTCGATAATACTCTTCCGGCCGAAGTGGGTTTACAACGCATACTGAAACAAACTACTGCTGGTTCAGTGGTAGTATTTCACGATTCTGTAAAGGCGTTCCCTAACCTGCAGTATTTGTTGCCGCGGTTTCTGCGTTATTTTGCTGGTATTGGTTACAGCTTTAATACTTTATGA
- a CDS encoding glycosyltransferase, giving the protein MMFKVIYFAVLFSVSLVILGLWLLNRRRYRTQLLVFPKVSILIAARNEEHTILRCLQAIENLDYPRDKLEILIGDDASTDNTYRVVRQFIQDKPHYKCITVTQNLGLARGKGNVLAHLAHLATSNYFFITDADIQVPPAWIQLMLAQVRPYIGIVTGITTVTGPRLFDKLQSIDWVYALGLFQVVTDLDLPVFTMGNNMLITREAYEATGGYENIPFSITEDAKLYQEVVKRHFHTVNIFDRSVLAFSTPAQDMRQLLWQRRRWMEGISHIPFYMAAVFILYSCFYPIWIPFFQEVSPLFYWGILVAKIAWQSAFIKLCAQRVNLKFTIWQLVVYEFFMMFLGIASIIYYILPVKITWKQRKYA; this is encoded by the coding sequence ATGATGTTCAAAGTAATATACTTTGCGGTTTTATTCAGTGTATCCTTGGTTATTTTGGGCCTATGGCTTTTAAACCGTCGCCGTTACCGGACCCAGTTACTGGTGTTTCCGAAGGTGAGCATTTTAATTGCCGCCCGCAACGAAGAACATACTATTTTAAGGTGCCTGCAAGCTATTGAAAATTTAGATTATCCGCGCGATAAACTGGAAATACTCATCGGCGACGATGCTTCTACGGATAACACCTACCGGGTAGTCCGGCAATTTATTCAGGATAAGCCCCATTACAAGTGTATTACAGTTACTCAAAATCTAGGATTAGCCCGGGGAAAAGGTAATGTTTTAGCTCATTTAGCGCACCTGGCTACGAGTAATTACTTTTTTATTACCGATGCTGATATTCAGGTGCCACCTGCCTGGATTCAGTTGATGCTGGCGCAGGTAAGGCCTTATATTGGTATTGTTACGGGTATTACCACCGTTACCGGCCCGCGGCTTTTCGATAAATTGCAATCCATCGATTGGGTATATGCCTTGGGATTATTTCAGGTAGTAACCGACCTGGATTTGCCGGTATTTACTATGGGCAATAATATGCTTATAACCCGCGAGGCTTACGAAGCTACCGGCGGATACGAGAACATTCCGTTTTCCATTACCGAAGATGCCAAGCTTTACCAGGAAGTAGTAAAAAGACATTTTCATACGGTTAATATTTTTGATCGATCGGTATTAGCTTTTTCTACTCCTGCCCAGGATATGCGGCAATTATTGTGGCAGCGGCGGCGTTGGATGGAAGGGATTAGTCATATCCCGTTTTATATGGCGGCGGTATTTATTTTATATTCTTGCTTTTATCCCATCTGGATTCCTTTTTTTCAGGAAGTATCGCCGTTGTTTTACTGGGGAATACTGGTGGCTAAGATAGCGTGGCAATCAGCTTTTATTAAATTGTGCGCCCAACGCGTGAACTTAAAATTTACTATTTGGCAACTCGTTGTTTACGAATTTTTTATGATGTTCCTGGGCATTGCCTCTATAATCTATTATATCTTACCCGTTAAAATTACCTGGAAGCAACGGAAATATGCCTGA
- a CDS encoding TatD family hydrolase: MELIDSHAHIYATEFKPDRDDVIRKAQEAGLIQILMPNVDHTSVDSLLQTETDYPGFCLPMMGVHPCSVKKDFQKELYQVEDWLNKRSFTAIGETGIDLYWDKTFLGQQKEALLVQLEWAKKYKLPIVLHTRDSFEETYELVAAAQDGNLTGVFHCFSGTPEQAQRVIDLKFYMGIGGVSTFKNGGLDMLLPQIPLEHILLETDCPYLAPVPYRGKRNEPAYLPLIAQRVADIKQVTVEEVATVTTRNTRNLFNL, encoded by the coding sequence ATGGAGCTAATAGATTCGCACGCACATATTTACGCCACGGAGTTTAAACCAGATAGGGACGACGTTATCCGGAAAGCGCAGGAAGCTGGCTTAATTCAGATATTAATGCCAAATGTGGATCATACATCGGTTGATAGTCTATTACAAACTGAAACGGATTATCCGGGTTTTTGTCTGCCCATGATGGGAGTACATCCTTGCTCAGTTAAAAAAGATTTTCAAAAAGAGTTATATCAAGTAGAAGATTGGTTAAATAAACGTTCTTTTACGGCCATCGGCGAAACCGGTATTGATTTATACTGGGACAAAACTTTTCTGGGGCAGCAAAAAGAAGCGCTTTTAGTGCAGTTGGAATGGGCTAAAAAGTACAAGCTACCTATTGTTTTGCATACCCGCGACTCTTTTGAAGAAACTTACGAGTTAGTGGCCGCTGCTCAGGATGGTAATTTAACCGGAGTATTTCATTGTTTTTCCGGTACGCCGGAGCAAGCGCAACGGGTAATCGATTTAAAATTTTACATGGGTATTGGGGGAGTAAGCACTTTTAAAAATGGCGGCCTGGATATGTTATTGCCTCAAATTCCGCTGGAACATATATTGCTTGAGACGGATTGCCCGTATCTGGCACCTGTTCCTTACCGGGGCAAACGAAACGAACCTGCTTACTTACCACTTATTGCCCAGCGGGTAGCGGATATAAAGCAAGTAACCGTTGAAGAAGTGGCTACCGTTACTACCCGGAATACCCGTAATTTATTTAACTTATAA
- a CDS encoding asparaginase — MKLRKVHLNTAATLEPVGSVLVIYTGGTIGMVFDKTGRHLVPFKFEEIMDKMPELRQLNIDLSLISFARPIDSSDVTDADWIVLSYIIQQHYDDFDGFVILHGTDTMAYTASALSFLLENLQKPVIFTGAQVPIGKMRTDARENLITALEIATSTSRGICIVPEVCIYFGDLLLRGNRSKKVESSHFNAFKSTNYPLLAQAGVEIEYHAKNILPLPTGRFKAHQVLDNRVVRLRLFPGLSEHVIRNLVLTENLQGVVLESYGSGNAPTARWFLDAMQTAIDRGTFILNVSQCDGGRVDQGKYQNSKYLHDMGIIGANDITSEAAVTKLMFVLGQNLPYEETRQLLQTDLRGEMTVE; from the coding sequence ATGAAATTGCGAAAAGTTCACCTGAACACCGCTGCTACCCTCGAACCGGTTGGATCCGTATTGGTGATTTATACCGGCGGTACCATCGGGATGGTGTTTGATAAAACCGGCCGGCACCTGGTTCCTTTCAAGTTCGAGGAAATTATGGATAAAATGCCGGAATTACGGCAACTGAATATCGACTTATCCTTGATTAGCTTTGCCCGACCCATCGACTCGTCGGATGTAACCGATGCCGACTGGATTGTGCTTTCTTATATTATTCAACAACACTACGACGATTTTGATGGTTTTGTGATTTTGCACGGCACAGATACCATGGCCTATACAGCCTCGGCTTTGTCGTTCCTGCTCGAAAATCTGCAAAAACCTGTAATATTTACCGGGGCGCAGGTACCAATTGGTAAAATGCGGACTGATGCCCGTGAAAACCTGATTACCGCTCTGGAAATTGCTACTTCTACCAGCCGGGGCATTTGCATTGTGCCCGAAGTGTGCATTTATTTCGGCGATTTGCTGCTACGGGGTAACCGGTCCAAGAAAGTAGAAAGTAGTCATTTTAATGCTTTTAAGTCTACTAATTATCCTTTATTGGCGCAGGCCGGAGTAGAGATTGAATACCACGCTAAAAATATTTTGCCTTTGCCCACTGGTCGGTTTAAAGCGCACCAGGTGCTGGATAACCGCGTGGTGCGGCTCCGGTTATTTCCGGGCCTTTCGGAACACGTTATCCGAAATTTAGTACTTACCGAAAATCTGCAAGGCGTAGTATTGGAAAGCTATGGGTCCGGAAATGCTCCTACGGCCCGCTGGTTTTTAGATGCCATGCAAACCGCCATTGACCGGGGTACTTTTATTTTAAACGTTTCGCAATGCGATGGTGGGCGGGTTGACCAGGGAAAATACCAAAACAGCAAATACCTCCACGATATGGGTATTATTGGGGCCAACGATATTACCAGTGAGGCCGCAGTTACTAAATTAATGTTTGTTCTGGGCCAGAACTTACCCTACGAAGAAACCCGCCAATTACTGCAAACGGATCTTCGCGGCGAAATGACAGTTGAATAG